The following coding sequences are from one Strix uralensis isolate ZFMK-TIS-50842 chromosome 6, bStrUra1, whole genome shotgun sequence window:
- the LRRFIP1 gene encoding leucine-rich repeat flightless-interacting protein 1 isoform X14: protein MEAAADCLSPAARQQAEARLAAKRAARAEAREIRMKELERQQKEPSEYSCYLGSGSRASSRASSARASPVIEERPEKDFEKGARTVSSLSAATLASLGGTSSRRGSGDTSISADTEASIREIKDIYELKDQIQDVEGKYMQGLKEMKDSLAEVEEKYKKAMVSNAQLDNEKTNFMYQVDTLKDALLELEEQLAESRRQYEEKSKEFEREKHAHSVLQFQFMEIKEALKQREEMLAEIQQLQQKQQSYVREISDLQETIEWKDKKIGALERQKDFFDSIRSERDDLRDEVVVLKEQLKKHGIIPDSDVATNGETSDILDNEGHLDSSKTVPGTAQALKTGGDGTLGKANEVDMKNEILEDMGKREIFQNTEREEHKEESEEQEVQTMHADENAKAEKMVEERDALSTVMLPDSRFTEQIQSLTEYVSGNASSSDASDTGDVRKETESAGTALQQPVSTEAERHGFSARTDQNSEVGSLQAHQVFETPQEMPGDLGTEHELEKAAPKQEERDDLKTSQAMSDNEMNQEAEITSESCELVSKQAGLPAVTAAGSLSEEVNVESHAEGLQHSEERAENKVTNVLGEELVESKDCTDGRTDKAGGDRAGEENEGGNAVQGQTREMDSVGLEGTESCESGVPADTSEKEGGRDQARIQPVSSEDSPSASSEEQNTQDETDLENATAEKDRQKKVVIEELEMCSDSAETGEQDKASVEAVGCVTEVKGSVLQQAEPDTGLVKEVTTQETSLGASLLDDKSKDSELEMGDDSGKGKESRKEWVEDLESKAEVETIQCSEETTGDTVGEKNVPLEGEAQNVVKQEEGESKEESTADVSVTTDNKVDKETLKEDEQELELAGHYSGGFASEEGAGNSLAQKAEQDESVSEQVKLEGQAGERLEDDGDAFDFDEESKQILETDEKCDGEKADTQKEEGNGANGAVGKTAQTDEAGERTDKIETEDALTEDGSLQHKEGDELDETGCLQEETSWKTGERTDVMEDEIKASGSNKVEKVPDENVSEQELESAGNNRDESREDLQGGRRGKGKSRDDCTVS from the exons ATTGAAGAAAGGCCAGAAAAAGACTTTGAGAAG GGAGCACGTACTGTCTCAAGCTTATCAGCAGCTACCTTGGCTTCTCTGGGTGGGACTTCATCACGAAGAGGCAGTGGGGATACATCCATCTCAGCCGATACAGAGGCATCTATTAGAGAGATAAAG GATATCTATGAGTTAAAGGACCAGATTCAGGATGTAGAAGGCAAATACATGCAGGGACTGAAAGAAATGAAG GACTCTCTAGCCGAAGTTGAAGAGAAATATAAAAAGGCTATGGTGTCAAATGCTCAACTAgacaatgaaaaaacaaatttcatGTACCAAGTAGATACCCTGAAGGATGCACTCTTAGAGTTAGAAGAACAGCTGGCAGAATCCAGGCGGcaatatgaagaaaaaagtaaa GAATTTGAGAGGGAGAAGCATGCTCATAGCGTACTGCAGTTTCAGTTTATGGAAATCAAAGAGGCTttgaagcaaagagaagaaatgcttgca GAAATCCAACAGCTgcaacagaaacagcagagcTATGTCAGGGAAATTTCTGATCTTCAGGAGACAATAGAgtggaaagacaaaaaaataggG GCGTTAGAGAGGCAGAAAGATTTCTTTGATTCCATAAGGAGTGAGCGGGATGACCTTAGAGATGAAGTGGTTGTGCTGAAGGAGCAACTGAAG AAACATGGAATAATCCCAGACTCTGACGTAGCCACCAACGGGGAAACATCGGACATTCTTGATAACGAAGGACACTTGGATTCTTCCAAAACTGTTCCAGGCACAGCTCAGGCACTAAAGACAGGAGGGGATGGGACGCTAG GCAAAGCCAATGAAGTGGacatgaaaaatgagattttggaGGATATGGggaaaagagaaatctttcagaATACTGAGCGTGAGGAACACAAAGAGGAGTCTGAGGAGCAGGAAGTACAGACAATGCATGCTGATGAAaatgcaaaggcagaaaaaatggTTGAAGAACGTGATGCCCTGTCAACAGTGATGTTACCAGATAGCAGGTTTACAGAACAAATTCAAAGCCTTACAGAATATGTATCAGGGAATGCTTCTTCAAGTGATGCTAGTGACACGGGTGATGTGAGAAAGGAGACTGAGTCCGCAGGCACAGCACTCCAGCAGCCTGTTAGTACAGAGGCTGAACGCCATGGCTTCAGTGCAAGGACAGATCAGAACTCGGAGGTGGGCTCTCTGCAAGCTCATCAGGTTTTTGAGACTCCTCAGGAAATGCCTGGTGACTTAGGTACAGAGCATGAACTGGAAAAAGCTGCACCTAAACAGGAAGAACGAGACGATCTTAAAACTAGCCAAGCCATGAGTGATAATGAAATGAATCAAGAAGCTGAGATTACAAGTGAGAGCTGTGAGTTAGTTTCTAAGCAGGCAGGGCTACCAGCGGTTACAGCAGCAGGGTCTCTTAGTGAAGAGGTAAATGTGGAGAGTCACGCTGAGGGACTCCAGCACTCAGAAGAACGTGCTGAAAACAAGGTTACAAATGTCTTGGGGGAAGAGCTTGTTGAAAGCAAAGACTGCACTGATGGAAGAACTGATAAAGCAGGAGGTGATAGAGCTGGTGAAGAAAATGAGGGTGGGAACGCAGTTCAGGGTCAGACAAGGGAAATGGACTCTGTGGGTTTGGAGGGGACAGAGTCATGCGAAAGTGGTGTCCCAGCAGATACGAGTGAAAAGGAAGGTGGAAGAGATCAGGCAcgcatccagccagtttcttcagAGGACAGTCCTTCAGCATCATCAGAGGAACAAAATACGCAAGATGAAACTGATCTTGAAAATGCTACGGCTGAGAAGGACAGACAGAAGAAGGTAGTAATAGAAGAGCTGGAGATGTGTTCAGATTCTGCAGAAACAGGAGAGCAAGATAAGGCATCTGTGGAGGCTGTAGGCTGTGTTACTGAGGTAAAAGGAAGtgtgctgcagcaggcagagccagaCACAGGCCTTGTGAAAGAGGTGACAACTCAGGAAACCAGTTTAGGCGCAAGTCTTCTAGATGACAAAAGTAAGGACTCAGAATTGGAAATGGGGGATGAttctgggaaaggaaaggaaagtagGAAAGAATGGGTAGAAGATTTAGAGTCAAAAGCAGAAGTTGAAACAATTCAGTGTAGTGAAGAAACAACAGGTGATACAGTGggagagaaaaatgttcctttagAGGGAGAAGCACAGAATGTAGTTAAACAAGAGGAAGGTGAATCTAAAGAGGAGTCAACTGCAGATGTTAGTGTAACTACTGACAACAAAGTTGATAAAGAAACACTGAAAGAAGATGAGCAAGAGTTAGAGCTTGCAGGCCACTACAGTGGTGGATTTGCTTCTGAGGAAGGTGCAGGTAATTCCCTAGCCCAGAAAGCTGAGCAGGATGAAAGTGTTAGTGAACAAGTTAAATTGGAGGGTCAAGCAGGGGAAAGACTGGAAGATGATGGTGATGCATTTGATTTTGATGAAGAGTCAAAACAGATActagaaactgatgaaaaatgtgATGGAGAAAAAGCTGATACACAAAAAGAAGAGGGTAATGGAGCAAATGGTGCTGTTGGAAAAACTGCCCAAACAGACGAAGCTGGAGAAAGAACAGACAAAATAGAAACCGAAGATGCCTTGACTGAAGATGGCAGTTTGCAGCACAAAGAAGGAGATGAGCTTGACGAAACAGGGTGCTTGCAAGAGGAAACATCATGGAAAACTGGTGAGAGGACTGATGTGATGGAAGATGAAATCAAAGCATCAGGTTCTAATAAAGTGGAAAAAGTACCAGATGAAAATGTTTCGGAACAGGAGTTGGAAAGTGCTGGCAATAACAGGGATGAAAGCAGGGAGGATTTGCAGGGTGGTAGAAGGGGGAAGGGTAAATCCAGAGATGACTGTACAGTATCGTAA
- the LRRFIP1 gene encoding leucine-rich repeat flightless-interacting protein 1 isoform X16, whose amino-acid sequence MEAAADCLSPAARQQAEARLAAKRAARAEAREIRMKELERQQKEIEERPEKDFEKGARTVSSLSAATLASLGGTSSRRGSGDTSISADTEASIREIKDIYELKDQIQDVEGKYMQGLKEMKDSLAEVEEKYKKAMVSNAQLDNEKTNFMYQVDTLKDALLELEEQLAESRRQYEEKSKEFEREKHAHSVLQFQFMEIKEALKQREEMLAEIQQLQQKQQSYVREISDLQETIEWKDKKIGALERQKDFFDSIRSERDDLRDEVVVLKEQLKKHGIIPDSDVATNGETSDILDNEGHLDSSKTVPGTAQALKTGGDGTLGKANEVDMKNEILEDMGKREIFQNTEREEHKEESEEQEVQTMHADENAKAEKMVEERDALSTVMLPDSRFTEQIQSLTEYVSGNASSSDASDTGDVRKETESAGTALQQPVSTEAERHGFSARTDQNSEVGSLQAHQVFETPQEMPGDLGTEHELEKAAPKQEERDDLKTSQAMSDNEMNQEAEITSESCELVSKQAGLPAVTAAGSLSEEVNVESHAEGLQHSEERAENKVTNVLGEELVESKDCTDGRTDKAGGDRAGEENEGGNAVQGQTREMDSVGLEGTESCESGVPADTSEKEGGRDQARIQPVSSEDSPSASSEEQNTQDETDLENATAEKDRQKKVVIEELEMCSDSAETGEQDKASVEAVGCVTEVKGSVLQQAEPDTGLVKEVTTQETSLGASLLDDKSKDSELEMGDDSGKGKESRKEWVEDLESKAEVETIQCSEETTGDTVGEKNVPLEGEAQNVVKQEEGESKEESTADVSVTTDNKVDKETLKEDEQELELAGHYSGGFASEEGAGNSLAQKAEQDESVSEQVKLEGQAGERLEDDGDAFDFDEESKQILETDEKCDGEKADTQKEEGNGANGAVGKTAQTDEAGERTDKIETEDALTEDGSLQHKEGDELDETGCLQEETSWKTGERTDVMEDEIKASGSNKVEKVPDENVSEQELESAGNNRDESREDLQGGRRGKGKSRDDCTVS is encoded by the exons ATTGAAGAAAGGCCAGAAAAAGACTTTGAGAAG GGAGCACGTACTGTCTCAAGCTTATCAGCAGCTACCTTGGCTTCTCTGGGTGGGACTTCATCACGAAGAGGCAGTGGGGATACATCCATCTCAGCCGATACAGAGGCATCTATTAGAGAGATAAAG GATATCTATGAGTTAAAGGACCAGATTCAGGATGTAGAAGGCAAATACATGCAGGGACTGAAAGAAATGAAG GACTCTCTAGCCGAAGTTGAAGAGAAATATAAAAAGGCTATGGTGTCAAATGCTCAACTAgacaatgaaaaaacaaatttcatGTACCAAGTAGATACCCTGAAGGATGCACTCTTAGAGTTAGAAGAACAGCTGGCAGAATCCAGGCGGcaatatgaagaaaaaagtaaa GAATTTGAGAGGGAGAAGCATGCTCATAGCGTACTGCAGTTTCAGTTTATGGAAATCAAAGAGGCTttgaagcaaagagaagaaatgcttgca GAAATCCAACAGCTgcaacagaaacagcagagcTATGTCAGGGAAATTTCTGATCTTCAGGAGACAATAGAgtggaaagacaaaaaaataggG GCGTTAGAGAGGCAGAAAGATTTCTTTGATTCCATAAGGAGTGAGCGGGATGACCTTAGAGATGAAGTGGTTGTGCTGAAGGAGCAACTGAAG AAACATGGAATAATCCCAGACTCTGACGTAGCCACCAACGGGGAAACATCGGACATTCTTGATAACGAAGGACACTTGGATTCTTCCAAAACTGTTCCAGGCACAGCTCAGGCACTAAAGACAGGAGGGGATGGGACGCTAG GCAAAGCCAATGAAGTGGacatgaaaaatgagattttggaGGATATGGggaaaagagaaatctttcagaATACTGAGCGTGAGGAACACAAAGAGGAGTCTGAGGAGCAGGAAGTACAGACAATGCATGCTGATGAAaatgcaaaggcagaaaaaatggTTGAAGAACGTGATGCCCTGTCAACAGTGATGTTACCAGATAGCAGGTTTACAGAACAAATTCAAAGCCTTACAGAATATGTATCAGGGAATGCTTCTTCAAGTGATGCTAGTGACACGGGTGATGTGAGAAAGGAGACTGAGTCCGCAGGCACAGCACTCCAGCAGCCTGTTAGTACAGAGGCTGAACGCCATGGCTTCAGTGCAAGGACAGATCAGAACTCGGAGGTGGGCTCTCTGCAAGCTCATCAGGTTTTTGAGACTCCTCAGGAAATGCCTGGTGACTTAGGTACAGAGCATGAACTGGAAAAAGCTGCACCTAAACAGGAAGAACGAGACGATCTTAAAACTAGCCAAGCCATGAGTGATAATGAAATGAATCAAGAAGCTGAGATTACAAGTGAGAGCTGTGAGTTAGTTTCTAAGCAGGCAGGGCTACCAGCGGTTACAGCAGCAGGGTCTCTTAGTGAAGAGGTAAATGTGGAGAGTCACGCTGAGGGACTCCAGCACTCAGAAGAACGTGCTGAAAACAAGGTTACAAATGTCTTGGGGGAAGAGCTTGTTGAAAGCAAAGACTGCACTGATGGAAGAACTGATAAAGCAGGAGGTGATAGAGCTGGTGAAGAAAATGAGGGTGGGAACGCAGTTCAGGGTCAGACAAGGGAAATGGACTCTGTGGGTTTGGAGGGGACAGAGTCATGCGAAAGTGGTGTCCCAGCAGATACGAGTGAAAAGGAAGGTGGAAGAGATCAGGCAcgcatccagccagtttcttcagAGGACAGTCCTTCAGCATCATCAGAGGAACAAAATACGCAAGATGAAACTGATCTTGAAAATGCTACGGCTGAGAAGGACAGACAGAAGAAGGTAGTAATAGAAGAGCTGGAGATGTGTTCAGATTCTGCAGAAACAGGAGAGCAAGATAAGGCATCTGTGGAGGCTGTAGGCTGTGTTACTGAGGTAAAAGGAAGtgtgctgcagcaggcagagccagaCACAGGCCTTGTGAAAGAGGTGACAACTCAGGAAACCAGTTTAGGCGCAAGTCTTCTAGATGACAAAAGTAAGGACTCAGAATTGGAAATGGGGGATGAttctgggaaaggaaaggaaagtagGAAAGAATGGGTAGAAGATTTAGAGTCAAAAGCAGAAGTTGAAACAATTCAGTGTAGTGAAGAAACAACAGGTGATACAGTGggagagaaaaatgttcctttagAGGGAGAAGCACAGAATGTAGTTAAACAAGAGGAAGGTGAATCTAAAGAGGAGTCAACTGCAGATGTTAGTGTAACTACTGACAACAAAGTTGATAAAGAAACACTGAAAGAAGATGAGCAAGAGTTAGAGCTTGCAGGCCACTACAGTGGTGGATTTGCTTCTGAGGAAGGTGCAGGTAATTCCCTAGCCCAGAAAGCTGAGCAGGATGAAAGTGTTAGTGAACAAGTTAAATTGGAGGGTCAAGCAGGGGAAAGACTGGAAGATGATGGTGATGCATTTGATTTTGATGAAGAGTCAAAACAGATActagaaactgatgaaaaatgtgATGGAGAAAAAGCTGATACACAAAAAGAAGAGGGTAATGGAGCAAATGGTGCTGTTGGAAAAACTGCCCAAACAGACGAAGCTGGAGAAAGAACAGACAAAATAGAAACCGAAGATGCCTTGACTGAAGATGGCAGTTTGCAGCACAAAGAAGGAGATGAGCTTGACGAAACAGGGTGCTTGCAAGAGGAAACATCATGGAAAACTGGTGAGAGGACTGATGTGATGGAAGATGAAATCAAAGCATCAGGTTCTAATAAAGTGGAAAAAGTACCAGATGAAAATGTTTCGGAACAGGAGTTGGAAAGTGCTGGCAATAACAGGGATGAAAGCAGGGAGGATTTGCAGGGTGGTAGAAGGGGGAAGGGTAAATCCAGAGATGACTGTACAGTATCGTAA
- the LRRFIP1 gene encoding leucine-rich repeat flightless-interacting protein 1 isoform X13: MGTQGAGRKRLPNRERLTAEDDALNQIAREAEARLAAKRAARAEAREIRMKELERQQKEPSEYSCYLGSGSRASSRASSARASPVIEERPEKDFEKGARTVSSLSAATLASLGGTSSRRGSGDTSISADTEASIREIKDIYELKDQIQDVEGKYMQGLKEMKDSLAEVEEKYKKAMVSNAQLDNEKTNFMYQVDTLKDALLELEEQLAESRRQYEEKSKEFEREKHAHSVLQFQFMEIKEALKQREEMLAEIQQLQQKQQSYVREISDLQETIEWKDKKIGALERQKDFFDSIRSERDDLRDEVVVLKEQLKKHGIIPDSDVATNGETSDILDNEGHLDSSKTVPGTAQALKTGGDGTLGKANEVDMKNEILEDMGKREIFQNTEREEHKEESEEQEVQTMHADENAKAEKMVEERDALSTVMLPDSRFTEQIQSLTEYVSGNASSSDASDTGDVRKETESAGTALQQPVSTEAERHGFSARTDQNSEVGSLQAHQVFETPQEMPGDLGTEHELEKAAPKQEERDDLKTSQAMSDNEMNQEAEITSESCELVSKQAGLPAVTAAGSLSEEVNVESHAEGLQHSEERAENKVTNVLGEELVESKDCTDGRTDKAGGDRAGEENEGGNAVQGQTREMDSVGLEGTESCESGVPADTSEKEGGRDQARIQPVSSEDSPSASSEEQNTQDETDLENATAEKDRQKKVVIEELEMCSDSAETGEQDKASVEAVGCVTEVKGSVLQQAEPDTGLVKEVTTQETSLGASLLDDKSKDSELEMGDDSGKGKESRKEWVEDLESKAEVETIQCSEETTGDTVGEKNVPLEGEAQNVVKQEEGESKEESTADVSVTTDNKVDKETLKEDEQELELAGHYSGGFASEEGAGNSLAQKAEQDESVSEQVKLEGQAGERLEDDGDAFDFDEESKQILETDEKCDGEKADTQKEEGNGANGAVGKTAQTDEAGERTDKIETEDALTEDGSLQHKEGDELDETGCLQEETSWKTGERTDVMEDEIKASGSNKVEKVPDENVSEQELESAGNNRDESREDLQGGRRGKGKSRDDCTVS; encoded by the exons ATTGAAGAAAGGCCAGAAAAAGACTTTGAGAAG GGAGCACGTACTGTCTCAAGCTTATCAGCAGCTACCTTGGCTTCTCTGGGTGGGACTTCATCACGAAGAGGCAGTGGGGATACATCCATCTCAGCCGATACAGAGGCATCTATTAGAGAGATAAAG GATATCTATGAGTTAAAGGACCAGATTCAGGATGTAGAAGGCAAATACATGCAGGGACTGAAAGAAATGAAG GACTCTCTAGCCGAAGTTGAAGAGAAATATAAAAAGGCTATGGTGTCAAATGCTCAACTAgacaatgaaaaaacaaatttcatGTACCAAGTAGATACCCTGAAGGATGCACTCTTAGAGTTAGAAGAACAGCTGGCAGAATCCAGGCGGcaatatgaagaaaaaagtaaa GAATTTGAGAGGGAGAAGCATGCTCATAGCGTACTGCAGTTTCAGTTTATGGAAATCAAAGAGGCTttgaagcaaagagaagaaatgcttgca GAAATCCAACAGCTgcaacagaaacagcagagcTATGTCAGGGAAATTTCTGATCTTCAGGAGACAATAGAgtggaaagacaaaaaaataggG GCGTTAGAGAGGCAGAAAGATTTCTTTGATTCCATAAGGAGTGAGCGGGATGACCTTAGAGATGAAGTGGTTGTGCTGAAGGAGCAACTGAAG AAACATGGAATAATCCCAGACTCTGACGTAGCCACCAACGGGGAAACATCGGACATTCTTGATAACGAAGGACACTTGGATTCTTCCAAAACTGTTCCAGGCACAGCTCAGGCACTAAAGACAGGAGGGGATGGGACGCTAG GCAAAGCCAATGAAGTGGacatgaaaaatgagattttggaGGATATGGggaaaagagaaatctttcagaATACTGAGCGTGAGGAACACAAAGAGGAGTCTGAGGAGCAGGAAGTACAGACAATGCATGCTGATGAAaatgcaaaggcagaaaaaatggTTGAAGAACGTGATGCCCTGTCAACAGTGATGTTACCAGATAGCAGGTTTACAGAACAAATTCAAAGCCTTACAGAATATGTATCAGGGAATGCTTCTTCAAGTGATGCTAGTGACACGGGTGATGTGAGAAAGGAGACTGAGTCCGCAGGCACAGCACTCCAGCAGCCTGTTAGTACAGAGGCTGAACGCCATGGCTTCAGTGCAAGGACAGATCAGAACTCGGAGGTGGGCTCTCTGCAAGCTCATCAGGTTTTTGAGACTCCTCAGGAAATGCCTGGTGACTTAGGTACAGAGCATGAACTGGAAAAAGCTGCACCTAAACAGGAAGAACGAGACGATCTTAAAACTAGCCAAGCCATGAGTGATAATGAAATGAATCAAGAAGCTGAGATTACAAGTGAGAGCTGTGAGTTAGTTTCTAAGCAGGCAGGGCTACCAGCGGTTACAGCAGCAGGGTCTCTTAGTGAAGAGGTAAATGTGGAGAGTCACGCTGAGGGACTCCAGCACTCAGAAGAACGTGCTGAAAACAAGGTTACAAATGTCTTGGGGGAAGAGCTTGTTGAAAGCAAAGACTGCACTGATGGAAGAACTGATAAAGCAGGAGGTGATAGAGCTGGTGAAGAAAATGAGGGTGGGAACGCAGTTCAGGGTCAGACAAGGGAAATGGACTCTGTGGGTTTGGAGGGGACAGAGTCATGCGAAAGTGGTGTCCCAGCAGATACGAGTGAAAAGGAAGGTGGAAGAGATCAGGCAcgcatccagccagtttcttcagAGGACAGTCCTTCAGCATCATCAGAGGAACAAAATACGCAAGATGAAACTGATCTTGAAAATGCTACGGCTGAGAAGGACAGACAGAAGAAGGTAGTAATAGAAGAGCTGGAGATGTGTTCAGATTCTGCAGAAACAGGAGAGCAAGATAAGGCATCTGTGGAGGCTGTAGGCTGTGTTACTGAGGTAAAAGGAAGtgtgctgcagcaggcagagccagaCACAGGCCTTGTGAAAGAGGTGACAACTCAGGAAACCAGTTTAGGCGCAAGTCTTCTAGATGACAAAAGTAAGGACTCAGAATTGGAAATGGGGGATGAttctgggaaaggaaaggaaagtagGAAAGAATGGGTAGAAGATTTAGAGTCAAAAGCAGAAGTTGAAACAATTCAGTGTAGTGAAGAAACAACAGGTGATACAGTGggagagaaaaatgttcctttagAGGGAGAAGCACAGAATGTAGTTAAACAAGAGGAAGGTGAATCTAAAGAGGAGTCAACTGCAGATGTTAGTGTAACTACTGACAACAAAGTTGATAAAGAAACACTGAAAGAAGATGAGCAAGAGTTAGAGCTTGCAGGCCACTACAGTGGTGGATTTGCTTCTGAGGAAGGTGCAGGTAATTCCCTAGCCCAGAAAGCTGAGCAGGATGAAAGTGTTAGTGAACAAGTTAAATTGGAGGGTCAAGCAGGGGAAAGACTGGAAGATGATGGTGATGCATTTGATTTTGATGAAGAGTCAAAACAGATActagaaactgatgaaaaatgtgATGGAGAAAAAGCTGATACACAAAAAGAAGAGGGTAATGGAGCAAATGGTGCTGTTGGAAAAACTGCCCAAACAGACGAAGCTGGAGAAAGAACAGACAAAATAGAAACCGAAGATGCCTTGACTGAAGATGGCAGTTTGCAGCACAAAGAAGGAGATGAGCTTGACGAAACAGGGTGCTTGCAAGAGGAAACATCATGGAAAACTGGTGAGAGGACTGATGTGATGGAAGATGAAATCAAAGCATCAGGTTCTAATAAAGTGGAAAAAGTACCAGATGAAAATGTTTCGGAACAGGAGTTGGAAAGTGCTGGCAATAACAGGGATGAAAGCAGGGAGGATTTGCAGGGTGGTAGAAGGGGGAAGGGTAAATCCAGAGATGACTGTACAGTATCGTAA